The Drosophila gunungcola strain Sukarami chromosome 3L unlocalized genomic scaffold, Dgunungcola_SK_2 000003F, whole genome shotgun sequence region TTAGCTAAAATTTGCATAGACAATATTATCTGTTGTTGTAGAAAATAAGGAACTTCTTTTTAGGTTTGAAGCTTCAAATTAGTGACTTCAATGAAtactttttttcatatttttttttaggaatttcATAATTGTTTTATAGCGTATAGCGTAGACTATCTTTTAACTTTAGAGCTTGCAAGCGATCAACAAAAAGCTAAACTAACATCACTGCCCGGAGGTGTGTGGGCTTTGGCTGCCTATTTATAGATGTGGCGTGGATCGCACGTTTCCGGCACACTGCTCGTGTGCACTATTCGCTGCAACGAGCCGGGCACCGCATGCAAATGCCAGCCAAATGCCCAATTGAAATCGAGGGGAGAAAGGTGCTCACCTTAAAGCAGTTCTGCATCTTGAAGCTCTTGTCCTTCAGCTGCTCCACGCTGGCGATCTCCTGGAGCGGTATATCACAGATGGGTTGTTTGCCCTTCGACTTGGCGTAGCTCAGCGTGTGGGTGGTGAGGCGGAAGTAGCGCTGCTTGAACTGCCGGCCGAAGCGCTTCCGGGATGTGGGGTACTTGGTCATCAGGCTGCCGGGAAGGAGAGCAAAGGAAGCGGGGTCTTAGCAACTGCCCTTCGGGATCTCGCACTCAGATCTCTGCTCTTGTCACAGACGCACTTACGCGCAATCCGAAACAAGAACAGAGTTAATTGTTCAACAAATTACAAGCAATTTTCTCTTACCCCTCGCTAGACGTTAGTATAGATTTAATGTGTGATGAATAAGTGTGATTTTTGTGTGATgggatggtgatggtgatggtatGGTGTGTTGGGCGTGATGGAttggttttgatttattttttttttgttttgtaaaagcaGCGCGCGGAAAAGAAGAGAAAGACAAAGAAAGTTTCGGTATTAGAATAAAACGAAGCGTAATTAATCAAATGTCTTGGGTGGGAGGATATGCCAAATCTATAGAATAGGGTATATAGAGGGAGCATTGCACAGTCCACCAATCAATATTCTCTAGAGGCTACAGGGGGTAGGGGGGTGGGGGAAGCAACCACCACTGAGCAGGCAACTTACCCCTCTTTAAGTAATACTGGTTCCAGTGGcgtggccgccgccgccggatGAACGCTGCTGCTCGCCTGGCTGGGCGTCGAGATCACCTCCAGGAAGTGCTTCACCGCATCCACGTGCTGCTCCGTGCAGAACTTCTTGTACAGCTGGACGGTGAACTCCTCCTTGCAGGTCTGCTGCGACGAGCGGGAGCTGACCAAGTTACCCAGCGATTGGATCGTCTTGGAGATCAGGGTCAGCGTGCGACTCGTCTGGGCATCCTgttaagaaaataagaaaaattaagtataatataaattaaaaggcaAATCATTTTTTCCCTAAGGTTCAATAGCTTATAATTTGCCGATAGTTAGCACTTACCAGTCGCTCGGTGGTCAGATCGAAGAGCTTCGGCCCCAGGATGGCCGGAGCAAAGAAGCGCAGGAAGATGAAGCCAGACACCACGGAGTAGCGCACCTCTCGATTGCTGGGGAAATGCTTTCCCGCACACTCGCGCAGGTCATGGAAGATCTGGCACAGCACCTTGGGACAGCGATCGGCACTCTTAGTGATCGCCTCGAACACCCGCTCCACATAGTCCTGCAGGTTGTGCAGATTCGTGTCCACCGCAGAGCGATCCTTTATCTTGCTGGGATCGATCTCACACGGTTTCTTTTCGGCCACGATCTGCGACAGAACGGGGCGCAGGGTCTGATGAAGGTAGTGCAGGCCAGACAGCCGCATCGCCTCGTCCATCATCTTGGAGACCAGGGTGTTGCCCCGGAAGATGGTGGTGGGATCCGTCAGGTGGGAGATCTCGTGGTCCGCCAGCGCCTTGATGATCGGCGCAATGCGCTCCGTGTGCGTGAAGAGTCGCACCAGCGGCTGGGCCACCTCCGTCTTGCCTGAGACCAGCTCGCCCAGGATCGACACGGCCGACACGGTGATGGGTCGCTGGTCCACCGACTCCAGGAGCAGGTTCAACAGATCGTCGTACGTGGCCAGCGGGAAGACATGATCGGCGGTGTAGTTCAGGTTCAAGCGCAGCGATCCAATCGTCGAGTCCACGCTCAATCTCGTTCCCGGCGGCGTGGCACACGAGCGGGGGGTGGCATTTAGCGAGCGACAACTGTGCGTCATGGAGCGGGGTTGCAGATAATACCAGGCCGATGGCGGAAccgcctgctgctcctgcttgTTGAGCATTGGCAGTCGCACTTCGCCGAGGAACACCTTATCGGACATGGCCCCATGTGCATCGTGCCAAATGCTCACCACAATCTCCACCAGATCAGCCCCGCCCAGGGGATATATAGCGTAGCCCTTGTTGGCGGATGACTCCAGGGAGCCAGCACTCTTATTACTCCCAGTGGTGTTGGTGCTGCCCGCTTCCGCATCGATGTGGAGATCAAAGTACATAGCCTCATCGAACTCCGGGTCCACGGTCTTCTTGCGCTGCTTGGTGCGTCTGGTCACCTGCTGCTTGTTGCTGTAGTGGGCGGTGCAGACCACAAAGGGATCACAGGTGCCCTGCTTCTTGGCCAGATCCACGCAAGTGGGCACTTTGATTGTCACGCCCACGTGTCTCGCATGTGACTTCCAATTGGCCAGCTGATCCGATGATGTGGATGTGGTATTGATGGTCGCAATATGCTGTGTCTGCGCTGGCGGATGCACGTGGCCAAACAGACCGGCGGCTCGGGTCTTTAGCCTCATGGCCGCCGATGATGAAGCGGCCGCAGCCACTGCCGCACGCTGGATGTTGCTCAGTTCGCTGTTCTCCTTGTAATCATTCAGATGCGCCCGCTGCTGGTGGCTGTGGTGGCTGTGGTGGTTGTCGTGGTGCGGCAGGCCCAGGTCGATGCTCTCCGAAAGCGACAGGGTCTGCTGGGCCTCCACAAATGCCACCTCCACATTGGCCATGCCCTGGACCTCGGAGTCTTGGTCCACTGGCCTCAGCGAGAACCAGTGATCCTTGTGATTGTACATGTGCAGCTCCTCCCGCTTGATCGCTATCTTGCCAATGGGCTTGTCCTGCTTCATGTCCCTATCCCACAGGTAGATGGAAAGGTAGCGGAAGCGACGCGGGATCTTGAACTGGTGCTCCTCGCCGAAGAACGGCGTCAGCGTGCGTTCGATGGTGGGTGTGCGGCAGATCTCCTCCTGGTCCAAGGCAATTGTGCAGTAGACATCGCGGGTGCCCTGTGTGCTGCAGCTGGTGTTGGCCGCATTGCGACTGCTCAGATTCTTTGCCTCGCCTGGAAACAATCAGAAATATGGGTAAATTAGTACAAATCACTATTGTAATAGAGACAAACATTATATTTCGAAATGGTCCGAGAATAACTCTTCTGCTTTTTATTATTCACAATTTATCAGGCTTAACGAACAAACCACCACAGTTATTGTACGTTGTTTAAGATTACAGTCTTCGTTCAAGGTgaaaaacattaacattagATTAAGTGATTATCATGAGTGGCCTTTTAGCAATCTCTggttcagaaaaaaaaaagttaaataacgAATGGGACTACGCTAATTATAGTTTagaaaacggaaaacaaaaattcatattAGAAAACGTAAATTAATAAGTTGGCCTAAACACATACTTTCTCCCAACCGGAAAGACTGTTAGCAGCAATCACTGAATCATTggcataaattaatataataatatccTCCTTTTGGTATCGAATAGTATCTGGCCTTGACACCTGCTGCTGTAAAGGCTGTTAAAAAAGAGGCAAAATAGCATTACACTACATATTCCAGCGGGCTCTTTTGATTTCCGAAAACAGCCAGCGGACGTGACTTCCTGTGCGAGTGCGTCGTCGATACCTATATATTGTATTGTGCACCGATGGATTGGTCGTTCGCAATCTATTATGGATGCTCCGCCACCTGGGGCACAACAAATACACATACAACGAAACAACGACACAACAAGGGGGGGGGCAGCAGgcacacaacacacaacagCACATTCGCAATGGCTGGCGCTTGGCTAGACTGTGTAAACGTTAATAATAAGCGGCAGGCCTTGATAAGCGCAAAAGGGTGAAGGCGCTGCTGCCCACAAGGCAAGTGTACTATAAACTTGCTCAATGGAAGAAATTAGCGGCAGTCGAGCGGAAATATAATAAGTGCACGCACACTTCCGCAgctgtgcgtgtgtgtg contains the following coding sequences:
- the LOC128258791 gene encoding LOW QUALITY PROTEIN: GTPase-activating protein (The sequence of the model RefSeq protein was modified relative to this genomic sequence to represent the inferred CDS: deleted 1 base in 1 codon; substituted 1 base at 1 genomic stop codon); its protein translation is MLLKKKRYMNDERDGAIDSLVAVEPSSNNNKMADTREVRIEEQLKVKIGEAKNLSSRNAANTSCSTQGTRDVYCTIALDQEEICRTPTIERTLTPFFGEEHQFKIPRRFRYLSIYLWDRDMKQDKPIGKIAIKREELHMYNHKDHWFSLRPVDQDSEVQGMANVEVAFVEAQQTLSLSESIDLGLPHHDNHHSHHSHQQRAHLNDYKENSELSNIQRAAVAAAASSSAAMRLKTRAAGLFGHVHPPAQTQHIATINTTSTSSDQLANWKSHARHVGVTIKVPTCVDLAKKQGTCDPFVVCTAHYSNKQQVTRRTKQRKKTVDPEFDEAMYFDLHIDAEAGSTNTTGSNKSAGSLESSANKGYAIYPLGGADLVEIVVSIWHDAHGAMSDKVFLGEVRLPMLNKQEQQAVPPSAWYYLQPRSMTHSCRSLNATPRSCATPPGTRLSVDSTIGSLRLNLNYTADHVFPLATYDDLLNLLLESVDQRPITVSAVSILGELVSGKTEVAQPLVRLFTHTERIAPIIKALADHEISHLTDPTTIFRGNTLVSKMMDEAMRLSGLHYLHQTLRPVLSQIVAEKKPCEIDPSKIKDRSAVDTNLHNLQDYVERVFEAITKSADRCPKVLCQIFHDLRECAGKHFPSNREVRYSVVSGFIFLRFFAPAILGPKLFDLTTERLDAQTSRTLTLISKTIQSLGNLVSSRSSQQTCKEEFTVQLYKKFCTEQHVDAVKHFLEVISTPSQASSSVHPAAAATPLEPVLLKEGLMTKYPTSRKRFGRQFKQRYFRLTTHTLSYAKSKGKQPICDIPLQEIASVEQLKDKSFKMQNCFKIVHNDRSLIVQTTNCVEEREWFDLLHKICLMNSIRMQYFHPSAFVSGFYSCCGRSDENSPGCKNFSDKEMDYFQMDLVTALDPPLDLQRIHTLIMSNMSVLESLLDPLTYHQHLPQTQHQQHNPLVPLATDLQKHSPQAFAEFKRTIEKLREKAYAIDRDHRDYKQGITRQLKYGSRQAPIGDDNYWHMMRAAGQLNQQHHQQQQHQQQQQQQQLQLQQFQPQPVLPQMQNVRAYPYQPATSNMNAYYLHNLQHQQQRLQFQQQQQQQQQQQQQQQHNQPMQQQQSMFQPLRSHQLQRHNNNLNNNNCGNASSSSPSSTTSSVVAAPPSTTSSSQPAPPIYXRSRLCVFALPRAIITTR